In a single window of the Bos taurus isolate L1 Dominette 01449 registration number 42190680 breed Hereford chromosome 23, ARS-UCD2.0, whole genome shotgun sequence genome:
- the H4C8 gene encoding H4 clustered histone 8 — protein MSGRGKGGKGLGKGGAKRHRKVLRDNIQGITKPAIRRLARRGGVKRISGLIYEETRGVLKVFLENVIRDAVTYTEHAKRKTVTAMDVVYALKRQGRTLYGFGG, from the coding sequence ATGTCTGGACGCGGCAAGGGCGGGAAGGGCCTTGGAAAAGGTGGCGCAAAGCGTCACCGCAAGGTTCTTCGCGATAACATCCAGGGTATTACCAAGCCCGCCATCCGTCGTCTGGCCCGGCGTGGAGGAGTTAAGCGTATTTCTGGCCTCATCTATGAGGAGACCCGCGGGGTGTTGAAGGTGTTCCTGGAAAATGTGATCCGTGATGCGGTCACCTACACCGAGCATGCCAAGCGCAAAACTGTCACCGCCATGGATGTGGTCTACGCGCTGAAACGCCAGGGCCGCACCCTCTACGGCTTTGGCGGTTAA